One window from the genome of Pyrus communis chromosome 16, drPyrComm1.1, whole genome shotgun sequence encodes:
- the LOC137720060 gene encoding uncharacterized protein isoform X1, which translates to MEKVVEEAERKRKAQEEVGNGENGGGAEGGEQRQKRNRQESGEILGNGDLGVAGEVAEGWFGGGNGGGLSVGDEIARLFGEVSGGGLGIDGEGVSFWGGGGGDVCKFGGQGFGIEEFRGGFGGAGSGNGGKILGCENFGFGFVGNKDPGGCLGLDGGGGGIGFWGGEHSCSGLGGGVGNQDVGCDLYACENAGEGIQGLFGGGVRGGAAGLLGGESGLLWGGERDQGCLSGNASGNGGGMVESRGECGEDRRGKTAKEEGVGSKGRRGRPKGSKNKKKVVGAEEGVVQSSGIAAENVGEGEIVRPKSRQGRPKGSKNKKKNNLADDENEGMPGENVGGEGTVKPQSKQARRRGFKIRKKAIVNDKIEALAPVVGDETKELIAIATTSNEVGNEIVRPKKKVGLPKGSKTKKNLIGEENHGMSILGAEGIDISAPPIGLKKEMLDLMCEQSEKMEVKVCSGYEVGDGIVRLKAKRGRPKGSKNKKKNVGNDSKIEVVCSTGLEDEIIIGEEMGRLPSGATSEDVQMKKKRGRPKGSKTRKKNIVGEPIQETPGDIVVGNHGNGEDASVTGLENEMPILLGEEYKRMPVEASGNNEGGNEDAQQKDRHGRSKGTKTKRLNAAARKHRRQEGENVEKVDGGDERSEKKRGRPKGSKKKRQILIAEAWSKIAALQHQSSASALEVEHQKEKDLKEDFGFPVEQLKNSLMEKHYHKRPRGRPRKDFGFPVEQLKNSDGIENNCHKRPRGRPRKFNNQHPIATEFNRGKSTDMWDDKKESLMCHQCLKNGRKGVVVCLNCRRKRYCYACLAKWYPDKTKQDIEIACPYCRGNCNCRICLKEDLVVVAGNEETDANVKLQKLLYLLCKTLPLLRHIQQEQKSELDVECCLRGVQLTEEDFTRSILEDDDRVYCDNCNTSIVNFHRSCPNPDCSYDLCLTCCSELREGCQPGGGEAESSCQQSFQRVYGKGTVTNGQIPANGNVSQSEMAVPLNGCTSDMSSDFPDWIAEADGRIPCPPKARGGCGAQLLELRRIFEANWVEKLILSSEYLTINYQAPDIDFSRGCSLCHSISSAGDGVKASEVRQAAYREHSHDNFLYCPNSVHLGDNDIEHFQLHWTRGEPVVVRNVLKKAAGLSWEPMVMWRAFIGAKKVLKEEAVRVKAIDCLDWCEVEINIFQFFKGYIEGRKYSTGWPEMLKLKDWPASNSFDECLPRHFAECIAMLPFCDYTHPKSGVLNLATKLPVALKPDLGPKTYIAYGTMEELGRGDSVTKLHCDISDAVNVLTHTTEVKIPPRQRKIINQLQKQYEAENEIIERNSCNEYLEPSNLTEDMKFVNALESSSIPTRNARSNDTSEVVYGGAVWDIFRRQDVPKLKEYLQKHHKEFYHISNSPVNSVIHPIHDQTLYLNEKHKKKLKEEFDVEPWTFEQHLGEAVFIPAGCPHQVRNRKSCIKVALDFVSPENIQECIRLTEEFRLLPEKHRSKEDKLEVKKMALFAASDAINEAKNLMSKKDSLNGAWELRRSSHSD; encoded by the exons atggagaaggtggtggaaGAAGCGGAGAGGAAGAGGAAAGCTCAGGAGGAGGTTGGGAATGGTGAAAATGGCGGGGGAGCTGAGGGCGGTGAACAGAGGCAGAAGAGAAACAGGCAGGAAAGTGGTGAAATTTTGGGAAATGGGGATCTGGGTGTTGCAGGGGAGGTAGCTGAAGGGTGGTTCGGCGGTGGAAACGGCGGCGGGCTGAGTGTTGGGGATGAAATTGCGCGcctttttggtgaagtgagtggcgGCGGCCTTGGGATTGATGGTGAAGGTGTGAGCTTttggggtggtggtggtggagatgtATGTAAATTTGGCGGTCAAGGTTTTGGAATTGAAGAATTTCGAGGTGGCTTCGGCGGAGCTGGTTCTGGAAATGGAGGTAAGATTTTGGGTTGTGAgaattttggatttgggtttgttGGAAATAAGGACCCTGGTGGCTGTTTGGGTCTTGACGGTGGTGGCGGAGGCattgggttttggggtggtgAGCATTCTTGTAGCGGACTTGGCGGTGGTGTGGGAAATCAAGATGTTGGGTGTGATCTGTATGCTTGTGAAAATGCCGGTGAGGGAATTCAAGGCCTGTTTGGTGGTGGAGTCAGAGGCGGAGCCGCCGGGCTTTTAGGCGGTGAGAGTGGTTTGTTATGGGGTGGTGAAAGAGATCAGGGCTGCTTGAGTGGAAATGCGTCTGGAAATGGAGGTGGAATGGTGGAGAGTCGAGGTGAATGTGGCGAAGATAGGCGTGGAAAAACTGCTAAAGAAGAGGGGGTTGGGTCGAAAGGGAGGCGTGGGAGGCCGAAAGGAtcaaagaacaagaagaaagtTGTTGGTGCTGAAGAGGGTGTTGTGCAATCGAGTGGAATTGCTGCAGAAAATGTGGGTGAAGGCGAGATTGTGAGGCCAAAGAGCAGGCAAGGTCGACCGAAGGGgtccaagaacaagaaaaagaacaacCTTGCAGATGATGAAAATGAGGGTATGCCTGGTGAAAATGTGGGTGGAGAAGGGACTGTGAAGCCACAGAGTAAGCAAGCTCGACGAAGGGGTTTCAAAATTAGAAAGAAGGCTATTGTGAATGATAAAATTGAGGCTTTGGCGCCCGTTGTGGGTGACGAAACTAAGGAATTGATTGCCATAGCCACCACCAGCAATGAAGTTGGGAATGAGATCGTTCGGCCAAAGAAAAAGGTTGGTCTACCAAAGGGTTCAAAGACTAAGAAAAATCTTATAGGAGAGGAAAATCATGGCATGTCAATATTAGGGGCTGAGGGCATTGACATATCTGCTCCGCCTATcggtttgaagaaagaaatgctTGATCTCATGTGTGAACAAAGCGAGAAAATGGAAGTTAAAGTGTGCAGTGGTTATGAAGTTGGAGATGGGATTGTGCGGTTGAAGGCAAAGCGTGGTCGTCCTAAGGGTTcaaagaataagaagaaaaatgttGGTAATGATAGTAAGATTGAGGTTGTCTGTTCGACAGGGCTGGAGGATGAGATCATTATTGGAGAAGAAATGGGGAGATTGCCAAGTGGAGCCACTTCTGAGGATGTTCAGATGAAGAAGAAGCGTGGTCGGCCAAAGGGTTCAAAGACtaggaagaaaaatattgtAGGTGAGCCAATTCAGGAAACGCCTGGTGATATAGTAGTTGGCAATCACGGTAATGGTGAAGATGCTTCCGTGACGGGTTTGGAGAATGAGATGCCTATTCTTTTGGGTGAGGAATATAAGCGAATGCCTGTGGAAGCCTCTGGTAATAATGAAGGAGGAAATGAGGACGCCCAACAAAAAGATAGGCATGGTCGATCGAAGGGTACAAAAACCAAGAGACTAAATGCTGCTGCTAGAAAACACCGAAGGCAGGAAGGGGAAAACGTTGAAAAAGTTGATGGTGGAGATGAGAGATCAGAGAAAAAGCGCGGCCGACCTAAGGGTTCAAAGAAAAAGAGACAAATTCTTATTGCTGAAGCTTGGAGTAAGATTGCAGCACTGCAGCATCAAAGTTCAGCATCTGCATTGGAGGTAGAACATCAGAAAGAAAAGGATTTGAAGGAGGACTTCGGTTTCCCTGTGGAGCAATTGAAAAACTCTCTTATGGAAAAACATTATCATAAGAGGCCTAGAGGGAGACCCCGGAAGGACTTCGGTTTCCCTGTGGAGCAGTTGAAAAACTCTGATGGTATAGAAAACAATTGCCATAAGAGGCCTAGAGGGAGACCCCGGAAGTTCAACAACCAGCATCCGATTGCCACTGAGTTTAACAGGGGAAAATCTACTGATATGTGG gaTGATAAAAAGGAGAGTTTAATGTGCCACCAGTGCTTGAAGAATGGCAGAAAAGGTGTCGTTGTTTGTTTAAACTGCAGAAGGAAACGCTATTGCTACGCTTGCCTTGCAAAGTG GTATCCAGACAAGACAAAACAGGACATAGAGATTGCTTGTCCATATTGTCGTGGTAACTGCAACTGCAGAATATGCCTCAAGGAGGATTTAGTTGTGGTG GCTGGGAATGAAGAAACAGATGCAAATGTTAAGTTGCAAAAGTTGCTTTACTTGCTATGCAAGACACTTCCTCTCCTTCGGCATATCCAACAGGAGCAGAAATCTGAGTTAGATGTGGAATGCTGTTTGCGGG GCGTCCAATTGACAGAGGAGGACTTCACGAGGTCCATACTAGAGGATGATGATCGAGTGTATTG TGACAATTGCAACACATCCATTGTCAATTTCCACAGAAGCTGCCCCAATCCTGATTGTTCTTACGATCTCTGTCTCACTTGTTGCTCGGAACTAAGGGAAGGATGCCAGCCTGGAGGTGGTGAAGCAGAATCATCTTGTCAGCAGTCTTTTCAAAGAGTATATGGTAAAGGCACAGTCACAAATGGCCAGATTCCTGCTAATGGGAATGTATCACAGAGCGAAATGGCTGTACCATTAAATGGGTGCACAAGTGACATGTCATCTGATTTTCCTGATTGGATAGCGGAGGCTGATGGTAGGATTCCTTGTCCTCCTAAAGCACGGGGAGGTTGTGGTGCCCAATTACTTGAACTGAGACGTATCTTTGAAGCTAATTGGGTTGAAAAACTAATTTTGAGTTCCGAGTACCTCACTATCAATTATCAGGCACCAGATATTGATTTTTCTCGAGGATGTTCTTTGTGCCATTCTATCAGTTCTGCTGGAGATGGAGTAAAAGCTTCTGAAGTAAGGCAGGCGGCTTATAGGGAGCACTCCCATGATAACTTTCTCTACTGCCCAAATTCTGTTCATCTGGGGGACAATGATATTGAGCATTTCCAGTTACACTGGACGAGAGGCGAACCTGTTGTAGTTCGGAATGTACTAAAAAAGGCTGCTGGCCTGAGCTGGGAACCAATGGTTATGTGGAGGGCTTTTATTGGGGCGAAAAAAGTATTGAAAGAGGAGGCTGTCAGGGTCAAAGCCATTGATTGCCTTGATTGGTGTGAG GTTGAGATTAATATTTTTCAGTTCTTTAAGGGCTATATAGAGGGCCGTAAGTATAGCACTGGGTGGCCAGAGATGTTGAAGCTGAAGGATTGGCCTGCATCAAATTCCTTTGACGAGTGTTTACCAAGGCATTTTGCCGAATGTATTGCCATGCTTCCATTTTGTGACTATACCCATCCCAAATCGGGTGTTCTAAATCTTGCGACTAAGCTTCCTGTTGCCTTAAAGCCAGACTTGGGACCAAAGACGTACATCGCTTATGGAACAATGGAGGAGCTTGGTAGAGGTGATTCAGTAACAAAACTGCACTGTGACATTTCTGATGCG GTTAATGTGCTGACACACACAACGGAAGTAAAGATTCCTCCACGACAGCGGAAAATCATCAACCAATTACAGAAGCAATATGAAGCTGAAAATGAAATAATTGAAAGGAATTCATGTAACGAATATCTTGAGCCTTCTAATTTGACAGAAGACATGAAGTTTGTCAATGCCCTGGAGTCCAGTTCAATTCCAACTAGAAATGCTCGAAGTAATGATACTTCAGAGGTTGTATATGGAGGTGCTGTGTGGGACATTTTCCGTCGCCAAGATGTACCCAAGTTAAAAGAGTACCTACAGAAGCATCACAAAGAATTCTACCACATCAGTAATTCCCCCGTGAATTCT GTTATTCATCCTATTCACGACCAGACTCTTTATCTTAATGAGAAGCAtaaaaagaagttgaaggaagAGTTTG ATGTTGAGCCTTGGACATTTGAGCAACACCTCGGCGAGGCTGTTTTCATTCCTGCTGGATGCCCACATCAAGTGCGAAATAGGAAG tCATGCATTAAAGTGGCCCTCGATTTTGTTTCCCCCGAAAATATTCAAGAATGCATCCGACTAACAGAGGAGTTTCGCTTGCTTCCGGAAAAACATAGATCCAAGGAAGATAAATTGGAG GTGAAGAAGATGGCGCTATTCGCAGCGAGTGATGCTATAAATGAAGCCAAAAATCTGATGTCAAAAAAAGA TTCATTAAACGGAGCGTGGGAGCTTAGGAGGAGCAGCCATTCCGATTGA
- the LOC137720060 gene encoding uncharacterized protein isoform X2, with the protein MEKVVEEAERKRKAQEEVGNGENGGGAEGGEQRQKRNRQESGEILGNGDLGVAGEVAEGWFGGGNGGGLSVGDEIARLFGEVSGGGLGIDGEGVSFWGGGGGDVCKFGGQGFGIEEFRGGFGGAGSGNGGKILGCENFGFGFVGNKDPGGCLGLDGGGGGIGFWGGEHSCSGLGGGVGNQDVGCDLYACENAGEGIQGLFGGGVRGGAAGLLGGESGLLWGGERDQGCLSGNASGNGGGMVESRGECGEDRRGKTAKEEGVGSKGRRGRPKGSKNKKKVVGAEEGVVQSSGIAAENVGEGEIVRPKSRQGRPKGSKNKKKNNLADDENEGMPGENVGGEGTVKPQSKQARRRGFKIRKKAIVNDKIEALAPVVGDETKELIAIATTSNEVGNEIVRPKKKVGLPKGSKTKKNLIGEENHGMSILGAEGIDISAPPIGLKKEMLDLMCEQSEKMEVKVCSGYEVGDGIVRLKAKRGRPKGSKNKKKNVGNDSKIEVVCSTGLEDEIIIGEEMGRLPSGATSEDVQMKKKRGRPKGSKTRKKNIVGEPIQETPGDIVVGNHGNGEDASVTGLENEMPILLGEEYKRMPVEASGNNEGGNEDAQQKDRHGRSKGTKTKRLNAAARKHRRQEGENVEKVDGGDERSEKKRGRPKGSKKKRQILIAEAWSKIAALQHQSSASALEVEHQKEKDLKEDFGFPVEQLKNSLMEKHYHKRPRGRPRKDFGFPVEQLKNSDGIENNCHKRPRGRPRKFNNQHPIATEFNRGKSTDMWDDKKESLMCHQCLKNGRKGVVVCLNCRRKRYCYACLAKWYPDKTKQDIEIACPYCRGNCNCRICLKEDLVVVAGNEETDANVKLQKLLYLLCKTLPLLRHIQQEQKSELDVECCLRGVQLTEEDFTRSILEDDDRVYCDNCNTSIVNFHRSCPNPDCSYDLCLTCCSELREGCQPGGGEAESSCQQSFQRVYGKGTVTNGQIPANGNVSQSEMAVPLNGCTSDMSSDFPDWIAEADGRIPCPPKARGGCGAQLLELRRIFEANWVEKLILSSEYLTINYQAPDIDFSRGCSLCHSISSAGDGVKASEVRQAAYREHSHDNFLYCPNSVHLGDNDIEHFQLHWTRGEPVVVRNVLKKAAGLSWEPMVMWRAFIGAKKVLKEEAVRVKAIDCLDWCEVEINIFQFFKGYIEGRKYSTGWPEMLKLKDWPASNSFDECLPRHFAECIAMLPFCDYTHPKSGVLNLATKLPVALKPDLGPKTYIAYGTMEELGRGDSVTKLHCDISDAVNVLTHTTEVKIPPRQRKIINQLQKQYEAENEIIERNSCNEYLEPSNLTEDMKFVNALESSSIPTRNARSNDTSEVVYGGAVWDIFRRQDVPKLKEYLQKHHKEFYHISNSPVNSVIHPIHDQTLYLNEKHKKKLKEEFDVEPWTFEQHLGEAVFIPAGCPHQVRNRKSCIKVALDFVSPENIQECIRLTEEFRLLPEKHRSKEDKLEVKKMALFAASDAINEAKNLMSKKEF; encoded by the exons atggagaaggtggtggaaGAAGCGGAGAGGAAGAGGAAAGCTCAGGAGGAGGTTGGGAATGGTGAAAATGGCGGGGGAGCTGAGGGCGGTGAACAGAGGCAGAAGAGAAACAGGCAGGAAAGTGGTGAAATTTTGGGAAATGGGGATCTGGGTGTTGCAGGGGAGGTAGCTGAAGGGTGGTTCGGCGGTGGAAACGGCGGCGGGCTGAGTGTTGGGGATGAAATTGCGCGcctttttggtgaagtgagtggcgGCGGCCTTGGGATTGATGGTGAAGGTGTGAGCTTttggggtggtggtggtggagatgtATGTAAATTTGGCGGTCAAGGTTTTGGAATTGAAGAATTTCGAGGTGGCTTCGGCGGAGCTGGTTCTGGAAATGGAGGTAAGATTTTGGGTTGTGAgaattttggatttgggtttgttGGAAATAAGGACCCTGGTGGCTGTTTGGGTCTTGACGGTGGTGGCGGAGGCattgggttttggggtggtgAGCATTCTTGTAGCGGACTTGGCGGTGGTGTGGGAAATCAAGATGTTGGGTGTGATCTGTATGCTTGTGAAAATGCCGGTGAGGGAATTCAAGGCCTGTTTGGTGGTGGAGTCAGAGGCGGAGCCGCCGGGCTTTTAGGCGGTGAGAGTGGTTTGTTATGGGGTGGTGAAAGAGATCAGGGCTGCTTGAGTGGAAATGCGTCTGGAAATGGAGGTGGAATGGTGGAGAGTCGAGGTGAATGTGGCGAAGATAGGCGTGGAAAAACTGCTAAAGAAGAGGGGGTTGGGTCGAAAGGGAGGCGTGGGAGGCCGAAAGGAtcaaagaacaagaagaaagtTGTTGGTGCTGAAGAGGGTGTTGTGCAATCGAGTGGAATTGCTGCAGAAAATGTGGGTGAAGGCGAGATTGTGAGGCCAAAGAGCAGGCAAGGTCGACCGAAGGGgtccaagaacaagaaaaagaacaacCTTGCAGATGATGAAAATGAGGGTATGCCTGGTGAAAATGTGGGTGGAGAAGGGACTGTGAAGCCACAGAGTAAGCAAGCTCGACGAAGGGGTTTCAAAATTAGAAAGAAGGCTATTGTGAATGATAAAATTGAGGCTTTGGCGCCCGTTGTGGGTGACGAAACTAAGGAATTGATTGCCATAGCCACCACCAGCAATGAAGTTGGGAATGAGATCGTTCGGCCAAAGAAAAAGGTTGGTCTACCAAAGGGTTCAAAGACTAAGAAAAATCTTATAGGAGAGGAAAATCATGGCATGTCAATATTAGGGGCTGAGGGCATTGACATATCTGCTCCGCCTATcggtttgaagaaagaaatgctTGATCTCATGTGTGAACAAAGCGAGAAAATGGAAGTTAAAGTGTGCAGTGGTTATGAAGTTGGAGATGGGATTGTGCGGTTGAAGGCAAAGCGTGGTCGTCCTAAGGGTTcaaagaataagaagaaaaatgttGGTAATGATAGTAAGATTGAGGTTGTCTGTTCGACAGGGCTGGAGGATGAGATCATTATTGGAGAAGAAATGGGGAGATTGCCAAGTGGAGCCACTTCTGAGGATGTTCAGATGAAGAAGAAGCGTGGTCGGCCAAAGGGTTCAAAGACtaggaagaaaaatattgtAGGTGAGCCAATTCAGGAAACGCCTGGTGATATAGTAGTTGGCAATCACGGTAATGGTGAAGATGCTTCCGTGACGGGTTTGGAGAATGAGATGCCTATTCTTTTGGGTGAGGAATATAAGCGAATGCCTGTGGAAGCCTCTGGTAATAATGAAGGAGGAAATGAGGACGCCCAACAAAAAGATAGGCATGGTCGATCGAAGGGTACAAAAACCAAGAGACTAAATGCTGCTGCTAGAAAACACCGAAGGCAGGAAGGGGAAAACGTTGAAAAAGTTGATGGTGGAGATGAGAGATCAGAGAAAAAGCGCGGCCGACCTAAGGGTTCAAAGAAAAAGAGACAAATTCTTATTGCTGAAGCTTGGAGTAAGATTGCAGCACTGCAGCATCAAAGTTCAGCATCTGCATTGGAGGTAGAACATCAGAAAGAAAAGGATTTGAAGGAGGACTTCGGTTTCCCTGTGGAGCAATTGAAAAACTCTCTTATGGAAAAACATTATCATAAGAGGCCTAGAGGGAGACCCCGGAAGGACTTCGGTTTCCCTGTGGAGCAGTTGAAAAACTCTGATGGTATAGAAAACAATTGCCATAAGAGGCCTAGAGGGAGACCCCGGAAGTTCAACAACCAGCATCCGATTGCCACTGAGTTTAACAGGGGAAAATCTACTGATATGTGG gaTGATAAAAAGGAGAGTTTAATGTGCCACCAGTGCTTGAAGAATGGCAGAAAAGGTGTCGTTGTTTGTTTAAACTGCAGAAGGAAACGCTATTGCTACGCTTGCCTTGCAAAGTG GTATCCAGACAAGACAAAACAGGACATAGAGATTGCTTGTCCATATTGTCGTGGTAACTGCAACTGCAGAATATGCCTCAAGGAGGATTTAGTTGTGGTG GCTGGGAATGAAGAAACAGATGCAAATGTTAAGTTGCAAAAGTTGCTTTACTTGCTATGCAAGACACTTCCTCTCCTTCGGCATATCCAACAGGAGCAGAAATCTGAGTTAGATGTGGAATGCTGTTTGCGGG GCGTCCAATTGACAGAGGAGGACTTCACGAGGTCCATACTAGAGGATGATGATCGAGTGTATTG TGACAATTGCAACACATCCATTGTCAATTTCCACAGAAGCTGCCCCAATCCTGATTGTTCTTACGATCTCTGTCTCACTTGTTGCTCGGAACTAAGGGAAGGATGCCAGCCTGGAGGTGGTGAAGCAGAATCATCTTGTCAGCAGTCTTTTCAAAGAGTATATGGTAAAGGCACAGTCACAAATGGCCAGATTCCTGCTAATGGGAATGTATCACAGAGCGAAATGGCTGTACCATTAAATGGGTGCACAAGTGACATGTCATCTGATTTTCCTGATTGGATAGCGGAGGCTGATGGTAGGATTCCTTGTCCTCCTAAAGCACGGGGAGGTTGTGGTGCCCAATTACTTGAACTGAGACGTATCTTTGAAGCTAATTGGGTTGAAAAACTAATTTTGAGTTCCGAGTACCTCACTATCAATTATCAGGCACCAGATATTGATTTTTCTCGAGGATGTTCTTTGTGCCATTCTATCAGTTCTGCTGGAGATGGAGTAAAAGCTTCTGAAGTAAGGCAGGCGGCTTATAGGGAGCACTCCCATGATAACTTTCTCTACTGCCCAAATTCTGTTCATCTGGGGGACAATGATATTGAGCATTTCCAGTTACACTGGACGAGAGGCGAACCTGTTGTAGTTCGGAATGTACTAAAAAAGGCTGCTGGCCTGAGCTGGGAACCAATGGTTATGTGGAGGGCTTTTATTGGGGCGAAAAAAGTATTGAAAGAGGAGGCTGTCAGGGTCAAAGCCATTGATTGCCTTGATTGGTGTGAG GTTGAGATTAATATTTTTCAGTTCTTTAAGGGCTATATAGAGGGCCGTAAGTATAGCACTGGGTGGCCAGAGATGTTGAAGCTGAAGGATTGGCCTGCATCAAATTCCTTTGACGAGTGTTTACCAAGGCATTTTGCCGAATGTATTGCCATGCTTCCATTTTGTGACTATACCCATCCCAAATCGGGTGTTCTAAATCTTGCGACTAAGCTTCCTGTTGCCTTAAAGCCAGACTTGGGACCAAAGACGTACATCGCTTATGGAACAATGGAGGAGCTTGGTAGAGGTGATTCAGTAACAAAACTGCACTGTGACATTTCTGATGCG GTTAATGTGCTGACACACACAACGGAAGTAAAGATTCCTCCACGACAGCGGAAAATCATCAACCAATTACAGAAGCAATATGAAGCTGAAAATGAAATAATTGAAAGGAATTCATGTAACGAATATCTTGAGCCTTCTAATTTGACAGAAGACATGAAGTTTGTCAATGCCCTGGAGTCCAGTTCAATTCCAACTAGAAATGCTCGAAGTAATGATACTTCAGAGGTTGTATATGGAGGTGCTGTGTGGGACATTTTCCGTCGCCAAGATGTACCCAAGTTAAAAGAGTACCTACAGAAGCATCACAAAGAATTCTACCACATCAGTAATTCCCCCGTGAATTCT GTTATTCATCCTATTCACGACCAGACTCTTTATCTTAATGAGAAGCAtaaaaagaagttgaaggaagAGTTTG ATGTTGAGCCTTGGACATTTGAGCAACACCTCGGCGAGGCTGTTTTCATTCCTGCTGGATGCCCACATCAAGTGCGAAATAGGAAG tCATGCATTAAAGTGGCCCTCGATTTTGTTTCCCCCGAAAATATTCAAGAATGCATCCGACTAACAGAGGAGTTTCGCTTGCTTCCGGAAAAACATAGATCCAAGGAAGATAAATTGGAG GTGAAGAAGATGGCGCTATTCGCAGCGAGTGATGCTATAAATGAAGCCAAAAATCTGATGTCAAAAAAAGA ATTCTGA
- the LOC137721078 gene encoding protein DEFECTIVE IN MERISTEM SILENCING 3-like codes for MFQPSNQVPGQPTPLSVQDPAALMQVDKKETSVVVQDEVKTEGFSQAESIIYYTKKLQDDLQMMGMKIKQHEDNIKLLKSQKHKLDDSILDLQVILGKYHTSTTPKIEDDGHSCRKSEEETTEKILQQEKSAAGILWQLKTRHGTQAALLSPIKDVVGIVGMLGKVEDDNLSRIFSEYLGIETMLAIVCKTYEGVKALEVYENEGCIKKSAGLHGLGSSIGRTLEGRFQVICLENLRPYAGASVPDDPQMRLDIIKPRLANGGCPPGFLGYAVNMINVDSTNLYCLTATGCGLRATLFYSLFGRLQVYKTRADMVPALPCISDGAISLDGGMIRSTGVFSLGNREDVDVRFPKLSATSGLRKNYLESERQINELKWKKDKLQEDMKSEQSLLDNAKFNFDRKKQDFLKFLADSSSYVTQHQLYAPQSRMTPR; via the exons ATGTTCCAACCCAGCAACCAG GTTCCAGGTCAGCCGACGCCATTGTCTGTTCAAGATCCTGCAGCTTTGATGCAAGTAGATAAAAAAGAAACTAGTGTAGTTGTGCAGGATGAAGTCAAAACTGAAGGCTTCTCGCAAGCAGAATCCATCATCTATTACACTAAG AAACTTCAAGACGATTTACAAATGATGGGAATGAAAATTAAACAACATGAGGACAACATAAAACTGCTGAAGTCTCAGAAGCACAAACTAGATGACTCTATTCTCGATTTGCAAG TTATTCTAGGCAAGTATCACACCTCAACCACTCCTAAAATCGAAGATGATGGCCATTCTTGCCGTAAAAGTGAGGAGGAAACTACTGAAAAGATTCTTCAGCAGGAGAAGTCTGCCGCAGGCATTTTATGGCAGTTGAAAACTCGTCATGGTACTCAGGCTGCCCTTCTTTCCCCGATCAAGGATGTCGTGGGTATTGTTGGTATGCTTGGCAAAGTAGAGGATGATAATCTTAGCAG GATTTTTTCAGAGTACTTAGGGATCGAGACTATGTTGGCAATTGTCTGTAAGACTTATGAGGGTGTTAAAGCTCTAGAAGTGTATGAGAATGAAGGCTGCATAAAGAAATCTGCTGGTCTTCATGGACTTGGTTCATCCATTGGTAGGACATTGGAAGGCCGATTTCAGGTCATTTGTCTTGAAAATTTAAG ACCATATGCTGGTGCATCTGTGCCCGATGACCCACAGATGAGGCTTGATATTATAAAGCCTAGGTTAGCCAATGGGGGGTGTCCACCTGGATTTCTTGGTTATGCTGTAAATATGATTAATGTGGATAGCACTAACTTATATTGTCTCACAGCCACTGGATGTGGCCTAAGAGCGACTTTATTTTATAGCCTCTTTGGTCGCTTGCAAGTATATAAAACAAGGGCAGATATGGTTCCTGCTCTTCCTTGTATTAGTGATGGAGCCATTTCTTTAGATGGCGGGATGATTAGGTCAACTGGTGTGTTTTCTCTTGGCAACCG GGAAGATGTAGATGTGAGATTCCCCAAACTGTCAGCAACATCAGGCCTACGCAAAAACTATCTCGAGTCTGAAAGACAAATCAACGAGTTGAAGTGGAAAAAAGACAAACTGCAGGAAGATATGAAGAGTGAACAATCATTATTGGACAACGCAAAGTTCAATTTTGACAGAAAGAAGCAAGATTTTCTCAAGTTCCTGGCTGATAGCTCATCATATGTAACGCAG CATCAACTTTATGCACCGCAAAGCAGAATGACCCCGAGGTGA